One Candidatus Leptovillus gracilis DNA segment encodes these proteins:
- a CDS encoding YbaK/EbsC family protein — protein MMIGTMAFMDNIPPVSHALAALGIPHRVFRHPGPVASLEQAAAERGQEPGQIIRSLVFRLSAESFVMVLMAGPQQIDWKTLRRYLGEKRLTTASEEEVMRVTGYERGAVAPFGLPQPLRILADASIYAYEEMSIGSGERGVTVILGRDDLRRALGDVEMVKFGDG, from the coding sequence TTGATGATCGGTACAATGGCTTTCATGGACAACATCCCTCCCGTCTCGCACGCCCTGGCCGCGCTGGGCATTCCCCATCGTGTGTTTCGTCATCCCGGCCCAGTGGCGTCGTTGGAGCAAGCCGCCGCCGAGCGCGGGCAAGAGCCAGGCCAGATCATCCGCAGCCTTGTGTTTCGCCTGTCGGCGGAGAGTTTTGTGATGGTGCTGATGGCCGGTCCGCAGCAAATTGATTGGAAAACGCTGCGCCGCTACCTGGGCGAAAAGCGGCTGACGACGGCCAGCGAAGAAGAAGTGATGCGTGTCACCGGTTATGAACGGGGCGCGGTGGCTCCCTTTGGCTTGCCCCAACCGCTGCGCATCCTGGCCGACGCCAGCATTTATGCTTACGAAGAAATGTCTATTGGCTCCGGCGAGCGGGGTGTGACGGTGATATTAGGACGAGACGATTTGCGTCGGGCGTTGGGGGACGTGGAGATGGTGAAATTTGGGGATGGGTAG
- a CDS encoding type II toxin-antitoxin system HicA family toxin: protein MNLPRDLDGDKLAKLLRPFDYEITRQVGSHIRLTTTRNGEHHITIPRHRPLRIGTLNAILRDVAQHLDMSRDELLDALL, encoded by the coding sequence GTGAACCTGCCGCGCGATCTGGATGGAGATAAACTGGCGAAGTTGTTACGGCCGTTCGATTATGAGATTACCCGGCAAGTAGGCAGCCATATTCGCCTGACCACCACGCGCAATGGTGAACATCACATTACCATCCCGCGCCATCGTCCATTGCGCATCGGAACCCTGAATGCCATTTTGCGCGACGTGGCGCAGCATTTGGATATGAGCAGAGATGAATTGCTTGACGCTTTGTTGTGA
- a CDS encoding 2-oxoisovalerate dehydrogenase produces MTEIIFLVEEDVDGGYTARALDHSIFTDADSWDELKSMIQEAVSCHFEPADRPKLIRLHMVRDEVIPA; encoded by the coding sequence ATGACCGAAATTATCTTTCTCGTCGAAGAAGATGTGGACGGGGGCTATACAGCGCGGGCGTTGGATCATTCGATTTTTACAGACGCCGATAGCTGGGATGAACTGAAAAGCATGATTCAGGAAGCTGTTAGCTGCCACTTTGAACCGGCAGACCGCCCCAAACTGATTCGTCTGCACATGGTTCGGGACGAGGTTATTCCGGCGTGA